CCGAGGTGGTGGGTCAGGCGGCGGTCCAGGTTAATCCCGAAAATGTCTTTGAGATCGCCCGCGGCATTCGCCAGGTATTACTCGATGAAGGAACCCGCCGGCAAGTCATCTCGCAAGGCTTCGAGCAGATCAAGCGCTTTTCCTGGGAGCGTGCCGCCATGCTCGTCCGCGATCTCTACCTCGAGGCAGCCTCCCGCTAATCCGCGGAGGCATCGTGTGTGGCTTTCAGAAAAACTACGTTCTCGCCTATCCCGCCTCAAGAATCTCGAGCTCCATCTTCCGAACCTGGCCGTCGCGGATGGAAAAGGCTGCGCAGGCAGTTCTTGCCTCGCGGTGTGAAACCACCACGAAGTAGGCAACATCTGGATAGTACGCTCGCTCGACGTCCTGCGCGGAAGGGTGGGTATCCCCGGAAGGATGCGAGTGGTAAATGCCCAGATGTTCGAGGCCGCGGTTCCGCATCTCGCGAAAGAAGCGGAAAAGCTCCTCCGGCGGAATTTCAAAAGCTACCGGGCTCTCGAGAGCGTTGGTGGCGGGATAAATGTCGGTTATCAAGCCCTGGCGGCCGGCAAGCAGACCGCAGCACTCCAGCGGATGGTGCCGCCGCGCCTCCTCCAGCATGGACTTCATCACGCTTTGGCAAACTCGAATTGTCGTCGCCGGTTGGGCCATGATAGTCTTGCCCTGCGTCGCATGTCCGCACCAGACTCCTATTCTCACTCCCGCTCCCGCGCATCACAAGCGACAACCGCCGAGGTCGGACGCCGCTTGCCCGCCAAAGACTCTTTCCGGCTGTTCCTCAAATTGTCCTGGGCGGGCTTGCCCGCCAAAGACTCTCGGAGAATTCGGGCAGCTTGTCTCGAAGCCTCAACATGGGAGGGCTTGCAGTCCCGGCTCGGTCGGGTAACCGCCTGCTGCCTGGGTTGTCTCTTTTTGCTGCCCACCCCAGCAACAACTCAGAACAATGATTTCCTCTCTCAGGTAATTCCTGTCCGCCGCGTGGAGGCGGTGATTCACGTGGACGGCAGATTGGATGAGCCTGTCTGGCAACAGATCGAGCCGATCACTAGGTTCATCCAGACTCAGCCCGACGAAGGCAAGCCGGCCACGGAACGCACGGAAGTTCGCATCTTCTACACGAACTCAAGACTCTACTTTGGCTTCACATGCTTCGATTCTGAACCCGGCAAAATTGTCGCCCGGCTCGACTCCCACGACGCTCGGACCAACTCCGACAGCGTGGACATCCTCCTCGATCCCTTTGGTGATCGCCGCACCGGTTATTTCTTCAGCATCAATTCCCGCGGCGTCCAATTTGACGCTCTAGCAACTGAGAGCGCGGGCG
The sequence above is drawn from the Candidatus Acidiferrales bacterium genome and encodes:
- a CDS encoding glycosyltransferase, which codes for AFVFPSLQEGFGLPPLEAMAHGTPVVTSNVSSLPEVVGQAAVQVNPENVFEIARGIRQVLLDEGTRRQVISQGFEQIKRFSWERAAMLVRDLYLEAASR
- a CDS encoding M67 family metallopeptidase encodes the protein MAQPATTIRVCQSVMKSMLEEARRHHPLECCGLLAGRQGLITDIYPATNALESPVAFEIPPEELFRFFREMRNRGLEHLGIYHSHPSGDTHPSAQDVERAYYPDVAYFVVVSHREARTACAAFSIRDGQVRKMELEILEAG